Proteins found in one Thermaerobacter subterraneus DSM 13965 genomic segment:
- a CDS encoding FapA family protein has protein sequence MPGTTSGSSRIMEELAFAVPARNAVEAFARAIERSGYPPERLVPRRAEVVRPGRRLAWWWIRPPLMRVILAVRPVPPAEGAQPEQDPPAPGTPGPVQTPTMARVRHGRLEILPGSPDEPAILVPGPGVRLNVNGTDVDEAVAVTAADRVEAQVASGAGWAAGSATDSITHPHADSVTETVTGAGSNASVGAGAGAGAGSAAAPIEVRLAPDGLQASVRVPLVRLRVLKEAGPTRVLHLETATLQRPPAGLTVEAIMDALAEAGVTEGIDSEAVVQVATEGAPLPVTVARGRPPRDGRDGKLVAVVGAWGSASRKTAAEAGPWPATGVAGTEEDGAAGGMHEDGASAGAADPLAIAVPKADSVEPGGPTHPDPFGLSGPAGRAGQTEPSPRPVRDGRARSSGRAVLSIPEGSLVGYIVPPEPGQPGRGVDGRVLPARDGRPAQVRCGQGVVVVKGPGGRQELRALRQGRPVVQRVGRLAWYVDVVPLLVHDGDLTAATGSVRFDGDVIVTGSVSEGAAVVAGGRIQVFGGVDHGLLEAAGDVTVEGAVIQARVVAGARARFYGRLRGRLEPLQEVCRRVQAAMRLVEGAASFQNRDIARFGPGRLVRLLVEMKFRDVQEQARSVHRLLAAHRGPLDPPVEALRQPLAELAGTVGDGFDLPGLIAALGEAAAFLQWFETPAPATATVGYVHNGVVEATGAIRVGPAGTYHARLWAGERVSVQGPVVGGTVEAGRAVHVLEAGSTALPATVLAVGEGGIIRAGFAHENVWLRVGERQRRLAEPRADLRVGSGTNRSPNPVQGRAAKAYPDSPMANPVSGHGAAG, from the coding sequence GTGCCGGGCACGACGAGCGGCAGTAGTCGGATCATGGAAGAACTGGCCTTCGCGGTCCCGGCCCGCAACGCCGTCGAGGCCTTCGCCCGCGCCATAGAACGCTCCGGTTATCCCCCCGAGCGCCTCGTGCCCCGCCGGGCGGAGGTGGTCCGGCCCGGCCGGCGGCTCGCCTGGTGGTGGATCCGGCCCCCGCTGATGCGGGTGATCCTGGCGGTTCGGCCGGTTCCACCGGCCGAGGGTGCCCAGCCCGAGCAGGATCCGCCGGCTCCGGGTACCCCCGGCCCGGTCCAAACCCCGACCATGGCCCGGGTCCGCCACGGCCGTCTCGAGATCCTGCCCGGTTCCCCGGACGAACCCGCCATCCTCGTCCCCGGCCCCGGGGTGCGGCTGAACGTCAACGGCACGGACGTGGACGAGGCCGTGGCGGTCACGGCGGCGGACCGGGTGGAAGCCCAGGTCGCATCCGGCGCCGGTTGGGCCGCCGGTTCTGCTACAGATTCCATTACCCACCCCCATGCAGACTCCGTTACCGAAACTGTTACCGGTGCCGGTTCCAACGCCAGTGTTGGTGCTGGTGCCGGTGCCGGCGCCGGTTCCGCCGCCGCGCCCATCGAGGTCCGGCTTGCCCCTGACGGGCTGCAGGCCAGCGTACGGGTGCCCCTGGTTCGTCTCCGGGTGCTGAAGGAGGCGGGGCCCACCCGGGTGCTCCACCTGGAGACGGCGACCCTGCAGCGGCCGCCGGCCGGTCTGACGGTCGAGGCGATCATGGATGCCCTGGCCGAGGCCGGCGTCACCGAGGGCATCGACAGCGAAGCGGTGGTCCAGGTGGCGACGGAGGGGGCGCCGCTGCCGGTGACGGTGGCCCGGGGTCGGCCGCCTCGGGACGGCCGAGACGGGAAGCTGGTCGCGGTGGTGGGGGCCTGGGGCTCGGCGAGCCGCAAGACGGCAGCCGAGGCCGGTCCCTGGCCCGCGACGGGGGTCGCCGGGACCGAAGAAGACGGAGCAGCAGGTGGCATGCACGAAGACGGCGCGTCCGCTGGCGCCGCCGATCCCCTGGCGATCGCCGTACCGAAGGCGGATTCCGTGGAGCCCGGGGGTCCGACGCACCCCGACCCCTTCGGCCTGTCGGGCCCGGCGGGCCGGGCCGGTCAGACCGAGCCATCTCCGCGGCCCGTTCGGGACGGCCGTGCTCGCAGTTCGGGTCGGGCCGTGCTTTCGATCCCCGAAGGCAGCCTGGTGGGCTATATCGTGCCCCCGGAGCCGGGGCAGCCCGGGCGGGGCGTCGACGGCCGGGTTCTTCCGGCGAGGGACGGGCGGCCGGCCCAGGTGCGCTGCGGGCAAGGGGTTGTCGTTGTCAAGGGGCCTGGCGGGCGCCAGGAGCTTCGCGCCCTGCGCCAGGGCCGGCCGGTGGTGCAGCGGGTGGGGCGCCTCGCCTGGTACGTCGACGTGGTGCCTCTGCTGGTCCACGACGGCGACCTGACGGCGGCGACGGGCTCGGTACGTTTCGACGGTGACGTCATCGTCACCGGCAGCGTCAGCGAGGGGGCGGCGGTGGTGGCCGGCGGGCGGATCCAGGTCTTCGGCGGGGTCGACCACGGCTTGCTCGAGGCGGCAGGGGACGTGACGGTCGAGGGGGCGGTGATCCAGGCGCGGGTCGTCGCGGGGGCGCGGGCGCGGTTCTACGGTCGGCTGCGTGGGCGGTTGGAGCCGTTGCAAGAGGTCTGCCGGCGGGTCCAGGCGGCCATGCGGCTGGTGGAGGGGGCGGCCTCCTTCCAAAACCGGGACATCGCCCGGTTTGGCCCTGGGCGGCTGGTCCGGTTGCTGGTCGAGATGAAGTTCCGCGACGTGCAGGAGCAGGCGCGGAGCGTCCACCGCCTGCTGGCTGCCCACCGCGGTCCCCTGGACCCGCCCGTCGAGGCGCTGCGGCAGCCCCTGGCCGAGCTGGCCGGCACCGTCGGGGACGGGTTCGACCTGCCCGGGCTCATCGCCGCCCTGGGGGAGGCGGCGGCGTTCCTCCAGTGGTTCGAGACGCCGGCTCCAGCGACGGCCACGGTGGGGTACGTGCACAACGGCGTCGTCGAGGCGACGGGGGCGATCCGGGTCGGGCCTGCGGGGACCTATCACGCCCGGCTGTGGGCGGGGGAGCGGGTGTCGGTCCAGGGGCCGGTGGTGGGCGGGACGGTGGAAGCCGGCCGGGCGGTCCACGTCCTGGAGGCCGGGTCGACAGCCCTCCCCGCCACCGTGCTGGCGGTGGGGGAAGGCGGGATCATCCGCGCCGGGTTCGCCCACGAGAACGTGTGGCTGCGGGTGGGCGAGCGGCAGCGGCGCCTGGCCGAGCCGCGGGCCGACCTCAGGGTGGGCAGCGGGACGAACCGGTCACCGAACCCCGTCCAGGGCCGTGCGGCCAAGGCCTACCCGGATAGCCCGATGGCCAATCCTGTTTCGGGGCACGGCGCCGCGGGGTGA
- a CDS encoding STAS domain-containing protein — MDDVLQLPAGSGHRLLLNGDLDFERAERIAAALQRYAGGPVVLDLSRCQFIDSTGIGVLVDALRSYAARGIEVTAVRVRPAVFEVLEIVGAVDVFGRGLFEIVLDEGEDA, encoded by the coding sequence ATGGACGACGTCCTGCAACTGCCTGCGGGTTCGGGTCACCGGCTTCTCCTTAACGGCGACCTGGACTTCGAGCGGGCCGAGCGGATTGCAGCCGCGTTGCAGCGTTACGCCGGCGGCCCGGTGGTCCTCGACCTCAGCCGGTGCCAGTTCATCGACTCGACGGGCATCGGGGTTCTCGTCGATGCCCTCCGCTCCTACGCCGCCCGCGGCATCGAGGTGACGGCGGTGCGAGTGCGGCCGGCGGTGTTCGAGGTGCTAGAGATCGTGGGGGCCGTCGACGTCTTCGGCCGCGGCCTGTTCGAGATCGTGCTCGATGAGGGGGAAGACGCGTAG
- a CDS encoding ATP-binding protein has product MSHKVFLEESQAVLTACCWYDGDRLTWISFRDDGVSGGPGTRGNDPPATDPPGAASCDEADAADVQFIVLGTRHRLGLLWGPAGIPLSEAQRQIIRLLAQGRLEVAGDALAPPPWGPVRSVSCRTEHGDVEEKTVNGGGGGNFSHSQAITSRIYRARFRKPSGVAIARRRLQQRLLELGYPSTCIQRVVVATAEAMINAVRYAGGGELDVVSSDSRLHAVITDSGPGIAFDRLAQALLRPRNRWNLGRGHGYWLMVSMASHCRVTSTPGRTCVELVFDVGT; this is encoded by the coding sequence GTGTCGCACAAAGTGTTTCTCGAAGAGTCTCAAGCTGTGCTGACGGCGTGTTGCTGGTATGACGGCGACCGCCTGACGTGGATTTCTTTCCGGGACGATGGGGTATCCGGCGGGCCAGGAACCCGCGGTAACGATCCTCCCGCCACCGATCCGCCGGGGGCCGCTTCCTGTGACGAGGCGGATGCGGCGGATGTCCAGTTCATCGTCTTGGGTACTCGGCACCGGTTAGGCCTGCTCTGGGGGCCGGCGGGGATCCCCCTTTCCGAAGCCCAGCGCCAGATCATTCGCCTCCTGGCCCAAGGACGGCTCGAAGTTGCCGGCGACGCGTTGGCACCGCCCCCCTGGGGTCCGGTGAGAAGTGTCTCGTGCAGAACAGAGCACGGCGATGTTGAGGAAAAAACTGTTAACGGGGGGGGGGGGGGTAATTTCTCCCACTCCCAGGCGATAACCTCTCGGATCTACCGGGCCCGGTTTCGCAAGCCATCGGGTGTCGCGATCGCTCGACGCCGTCTGCAACAACGGCTGCTGGAGCTGGGTTATCCATCCACCTGCATTCAACGGGTCGTCGTCGCTACAGCGGAGGCGATGATCAACGCCGTTCGCTACGCCGGCGGTGGGGAGCTTGACGTGGTCTCCTCCGATTCCCGATTACATGCCGTCATCACAGACTCCGGCCCTGGTATCGCCTTTGACCGGCTCGCCCAGGCCCTCCTGCGGCCCCGAAACCGGTGGAACCTGGGACGGGGTCACGGGTACTGGCTCATGGTCAGTATGGCGTCCCATTGCCGGGTCACGTCGACTCCCGGAAGAACCTGCGTTGAGCTGGTTTTCGATGTTGGTACCTAA
- a CDS encoding SpoIIE family protein phosphatase has translation MDERDGLTALNCFQRASDMAFKYRLGAEAQAGTQLNLALAYRLIGDLEGAASVLQRLLQGDDLVPDQRAMVWNILGTVHFASGRYRPAAHALLRAWRLMRNRRYVSELRVEVAGNLATVYLELRRPTRALTWASRAAWQARHAGTPHRQFATLQLIAARLALGETERAARGIARLERSILPEHASLFWRLYADHALRTGDPRRAMALAARSLDAAVCDLSAEDITAAARALARHKGCDAAPHAAETLIAYSRTYRSWITAFATACQQLELAREKQVVALLVAADGLILTRAGGEEILHKLTLQGYHAGGRMDAMPGAGLSLDEAPADLSTGSNGMWGWAQIIADHHTDGVAPAGGGTSTRGPTAFRTERRASGDSPPAWVFVWPPQPAMARAIATLSAHIRQVTEKEQQHHEEAQALAKLTAFHRAAVALGGPLPTPELIGRLLALTQQLSRSDGVALLFTERDRGIWDDGLDGRKLWRSRVTRRVATTGRPGRLSVHRPRDREELGRLGLSSLLLVPVFFGGDSCSAVLAAGRLAGPEYTEAELELVTFISRQFGLALENAALRDDLSQRLDTLTRDMQLARRLQEAFLPPPVLRHEGIEVAGLSLPAKFVGGDLYDYVRFPGGGWALVLGDVMGKGVAAAMLASMLLSLVREVWARQVVGEEVIRRLDLRFAPDLHRARALATLVMAHLDPGNGTLRAWLAGHDGPILWHHKGWRPLSRGGGTALGLQAGIGSVVQIETRLEPGDVVLFYSDGLGELLLGRRGAGRSNEVAGVLNRLGLSPQPERLQALLGKIRSLAVHRTLQDDVTVVMISVAQSVSRRVSSCADGVLLV, from the coding sequence ATGGATGAGCGGGACGGCCTGACCGCCTTGAACTGCTTTCAACGGGCCAGCGACATGGCGTTCAAGTACCGCCTCGGTGCCGAGGCACAGGCAGGAACGCAGCTGAACCTGGCCCTAGCGTACCGGCTCATCGGCGACCTTGAGGGGGCTGCTTCGGTCCTGCAGCGTCTCCTGCAGGGCGACGACCTGGTCCCAGACCAGCGGGCCATGGTTTGGAACATCCTCGGCACCGTCCATTTCGCGTCCGGGCGGTACCGGCCCGCGGCCCACGCCTTGTTGCGAGCATGGCGCTTGATGAGGAACCGCCGCTACGTTTCGGAACTTCGGGTCGAGGTGGCAGGAAACCTGGCTACGGTGTATCTGGAGCTGCGCCGTCCCACCAGGGCCTTGACCTGGGCCTCCCGCGCCGCCTGGCAGGCCCGCCACGCCGGTACGCCCCACCGCCAGTTCGCCACCCTCCAGCTCATCGCCGCCCGCCTCGCCCTAGGCGAGACGGAGCGGGCCGCCAGGGGCATTGCCCGCCTCGAGCGGTCGATCCTGCCCGAGCACGCCAGCCTCTTCTGGCGGCTCTACGCAGACCACGCTTTGCGCACCGGTGACCCACGGCGGGCTATGGCCCTAGCAGCCCGGTCCCTTGATGCAGCCGTATGCGACCTCAGCGCCGAAGACATCACCGCCGCCGCCCGGGCCTTGGCCCGGCACAAGGGCTGTGATGCCGCCCCACATGCGGCCGAGACCCTGATCGCCTATTCCCGCACATACCGCTCCTGGATCACCGCCTTTGCCACGGCCTGTCAGCAGTTGGAGCTGGCCCGCGAAAAGCAGGTCGTGGCCTTACTGGTGGCGGCCGATGGACTGATCCTCACCCGGGCGGGAGGCGAGGAAATTCTTCACAAGCTCACTCTGCAGGGGTACCATGCGGGCGGTCGAATGGATGCCATGCCCGGCGCCGGTCTTTCCCTTGATGAAGCCCCAGCGGACTTATCCACCGGGAGTAACGGGATGTGGGGCTGGGCGCAGATCATAGCAGACCACCACACCGATGGTGTTGCTCCTGCCGGTGGTGGGACCAGCACCCGGGGTCCGACCGCGTTCCGCACGGAGCGGAGGGCCTCGGGAGATTCGCCGCCTGCCTGGGTGTTCGTCTGGCCACCGCAACCCGCCATGGCCAGGGCGATCGCCACTCTGTCCGCCCACATTCGGCAGGTTACCGAAAAGGAGCAGCAACACCACGAAGAGGCCCAGGCCCTGGCCAAGCTTACTGCGTTCCACCGTGCGGCGGTCGCCCTTGGTGGACCTCTGCCGACACCGGAACTCATCGGACGGCTCCTGGCCCTGACCCAGCAGCTCAGCCGCTCCGACGGGGTGGCACTGCTCTTCACCGAGCGCGACCGTGGGATCTGGGATGACGGCTTGGACGGCCGGAAGCTGTGGCGCAGCCGGGTGACTAGGCGGGTGGCCACCACGGGCCGTCCCGGCCGGCTCTCGGTGCACCGGCCCCGGGACCGGGAAGAACTCGGCCGCCTCGGTCTCTCGTCGCTTCTGCTCGTCCCCGTGTTCTTCGGTGGCGACTCGTGCTCCGCCGTCCTGGCCGCAGGCCGCCTGGCCGGGCCCGAATATACCGAGGCGGAATTGGAGTTGGTAACCTTCATCAGCCGGCAGTTCGGTCTCGCCCTGGAAAATGCGGCCCTGCGCGACGACCTGAGCCAGCGACTGGATACCCTTACCCGGGATATGCAGTTGGCTCGGCGGTTGCAGGAGGCATTCCTCCCCCCGCCGGTTCTGCGTCACGAGGGGATTGAGGTGGCCGGCCTGAGCTTGCCGGCCAAGTTCGTCGGGGGTGATCTCTATGACTATGTACGGTTCCCCGGCGGAGGGTGGGCGCTGGTCTTGGGGGACGTCATGGGGAAAGGTGTGGCGGCGGCCATGTTGGCTTCCATGCTTCTCTCTCTGGTCAGGGAGGTGTGGGCTCGCCAGGTGGTCGGTGAGGAAGTCATTCGCCGCCTTGACCTGCGTTTCGCACCGGACCTCCATCGGGCACGTGCCTTGGCGACCTTGGTCATGGCCCATCTTGACCCAGGCAATGGAACCCTTCGGGCTTGGCTCGCCGGCCACGACGGCCCGATCCTCTGGCACCACAAAGGATGGCGTCCCTTGAGCCGGGGAGGGGGTACCGCCCTGGGACTTCAGGCGGGGATCGGGTCCGTAGTCCAGATCGAGACGCGGCTTGAACCTGGGGACGTGGTGCTGTTCTACTCGGATGGCCTTGGTGAACTGCTGCTTGGGCGCCGTGGCGCCGGCCGCTCCAATGAAGTGGCGGGCGTTCTGAACCGATTGGGGCTCAGTCCGCAACCAGAGCGTCTGCAGGCGTTGCTTGGCAAGATTCGTTCGCTGGCCGTCCACCGTACGTTGCAAGACGATGTGACGGTGGTGATGATCAGTGTCGCACAAAGTGTTTCTCGAAGAGTCTCAAGCTGTGCTGACGGCGTGTTGCTGGTATGA
- a CDS encoding HD-GYP domain-containing protein has protein sequence MVRRGGGSGEAAHPEHRGSSWHPHPRRDPAGSSRGEGDTPGAQAAAVEDTVFMVRESAATLAEAAAAGRFDLLDEPAALESYTVRTFGDSLRRTGPAAIRQLLTVLALYDDLTYRHSRRVAALACRLARRVGWRGESLRLLNLAGILHDTGKLAVDPRILHKPGRLDAEEWELIRRHPLVSEQLARRVAGVPTVAAWVRSHHERWDGGGYPDGLAGPAIPPAARILAVADAFDAMVGGRPYHRQVITVDMAVAEIERNAGRQFDPYLAEVFVGMMATARDAAAGLEP, from the coding sequence GTGGTCCGTCGAGGAGGCGGTTCCGGCGAAGCGGCACACCCTGAGCACCGGGGTTCATCCTGGCATCCCCACCCGCGGAGGGATCCAGCCGGTTCGTCCCGGGGAGAAGGGGATACGCCCGGCGCGCAGGCCGCCGCCGTCGAGGATACGGTCTTCATGGTCCGCGAGTCGGCGGCGACCCTGGCCGAGGCGGCCGCGGCGGGCCGGTTCGACCTCCTGGACGAACCGGCCGCCCTGGAGTCCTACACCGTCCGCACCTTCGGGGACAGCCTGCGCCGGACGGGGCCCGCGGCCATCCGGCAGCTCCTCACCGTCCTGGCCCTGTACGACGACCTGACCTACCGGCATAGCCGGCGGGTGGCCGCCCTGGCCTGCCGCCTGGCCCGGCGGGTGGGATGGCGGGGGGAGTCCCTGCGCCTCCTCAACCTGGCCGGGATCCTCCACGACACCGGCAAGCTGGCGGTGGATCCGCGGATCCTCCACAAGCCGGGCCGGCTCGATGCGGAGGAGTGGGAGCTGATCCGGCGCCACCCCCTGGTCAGCGAGCAGCTGGCCCGGCGGGTGGCCGGGGTGCCCACGGTGGCGGCCTGGGTCCGTTCCCACCACGAGCGGTGGGACGGCGGTGGTTATCCCGACGGCCTGGCAGGCCCTGCCATCCCGCCGGCCGCCCGCATCCTGGCGGTGGCCGACGCCTTCGACGCCATGGTGGGCGGGCGCCCCTACCACCGGCAGGTGATCACCGTCGACATGGCCGTGGCGGAGATCGAGCGCAACGCCGGGCGCCAGTTCGACCCCTACCTGGCGGAGGTGTTCGTCGGCATGATGGCGACCGCCCGCGATGCCGCGGCGGGGCTCGAGCCGTAG
- a CDS encoding flagellar motor protein MotB, giving the protein MSGGVRSGGLASSGLGSGGLGSGGGTGPAGGREGRGGARRVRGRAGGGRGHGAGSGPGDGHGGGGGGHDGAGSTRWLLTYADLITLLLAFFVVMYAMSEVNAARYQALAASLRAAFATAGETLIDTEGISPDARKVLDGLNRDTGQPYPPALPPAGSPEAPGEGSGEPSGEWPGLPGLPSPGQGAGTAVPPMSAEERERMEGLVERVNEALREAGLGGRASARLTERGVAIIFDDQVFFDLGRAELRPEGRDLLRRLAPILAQVPGTILVEGHTDNLPIRSGRYPSNWELSTARATTVVRYLAEQAGLDPRRLAAAGYGEWRPRYPNTSAANRARNRRVEIVLLRPSLDPTARIGEGAGGGTGP; this is encoded by the coding sequence ATGAGCGGGGGAGTCCGCAGCGGGGGTCTGGCATCCAGCGGGCTGGGGTCGGGCGGCCTGGGATCCGGCGGAGGAACCGGCCCCGCCGGCGGGCGGGAGGGCCGGGGCGGCGCCCGCCGGGTCCGGGGTCGCGCCGGCGGCGGCCGCGGTCACGGGGCCGGGAGCGGTCCCGGGGACGGCCACGGCGGCGGGGGAGGCGGCCACGACGGGGCCGGTTCCACGCGCTGGCTGCTCACCTATGCCGACCTCATCACCCTCCTTCTGGCCTTCTTCGTGGTGATGTACGCCATGTCCGAGGTCAACGCCGCCCGCTACCAGGCCCTGGCCGCCTCCCTGCGGGCCGCCTTTGCCACGGCCGGCGAGACCCTGATCGATACGGAGGGGATTTCGCCCGACGCCCGCAAAGTGCTGGACGGCCTCAACCGCGATACGGGCCAGCCCTACCCGCCCGCCCTTCCACCTGCCGGCTCCCCGGAAGCACCCGGCGAAGGTTCCGGTGAACCGTCCGGGGAATGGCCCGGCCTTCCCGGCCTGCCGTCCCCCGGCCAGGGAGCCGGTACCGCGGTGCCGCCCATGTCGGCGGAGGAGCGGGAACGGATGGAGGGGCTGGTGGAACGGGTCAACGAGGCGCTGCGGGAGGCGGGCCTGGGCGGCCGGGCGTCGGCCCGGCTGACCGAACGGGGCGTCGCCATCATCTTCGACGACCAGGTCTTCTTCGACCTGGGCCGGGCCGAACTGCGACCGGAGGGGCGGGACCTCCTGCGCCGCCTGGCGCCGATCCTGGCCCAGGTGCCGGGAACCATCCTGGTGGAAGGGCACACCGACAACCTGCCCATCCGCAGCGGCCGCTACCCCTCCAACTGGGAGCTGTCGACGGCGCGAGCCACCACGGTGGTGCGCTACCTGGCCGAGCAAGCCGGGCTCGACCCGCGGCGCCTGGCGGCCGCCGGTTACGGCGAGTGGCGCCCCCGCTACCCCAACACAAGCGCCGCCAACCGCGCCCGGAACCGGCGGGTGGAGATCGTGCTCCTGCGTCCCAGCCTGGATCCCACGGCGCGGATCGGTGAGGGCGCAGGCGGGGGGACCGGGCCGTGA
- a CDS encoding flagellar motor protein, whose amino-acid sequence MDLGTVIGLIAGIAVVLIANVMEGGRLDQLLNPSASLLVFGGTLAATLASAGLHNVLLVPGAIAYALRAPKLQPGALIEKLVSLAQQARREGLLSLEEERKNLDDPFFAKGLQFVIDGADPEMVEEVMENALQAEQRHYLVAAGVLETAGGYAPTMGIIGTVLGLIHVLGNLEDTSSLGPAIAVAFMATFYGIASANLLWLPLASKIKANVQAEAELRRMVVEGILSIQNGDNPMIVREKLEAFLAAGAGGKEGKGGTGTAAEGASGRSGTRGEAGARMAGVGD is encoded by the coding sequence GTGGATCTGGGAACCGTCATCGGGCTCATCGCCGGCATCGCGGTGGTCCTCATCGCCAACGTGATGGAAGGCGGCCGTCTGGACCAGTTGCTCAACCCGTCGGCCAGCCTGCTGGTCTTCGGCGGCACCCTGGCTGCCACGCTGGCCAGCGCCGGGCTGCACAACGTCCTGCTGGTCCCCGGGGCCATCGCCTACGCCCTGCGGGCGCCCAAGCTGCAGCCCGGCGCCCTGATCGAGAAGCTGGTCTCCCTGGCCCAACAAGCCCGCCGGGAAGGCCTGCTTTCGCTGGAAGAAGAGCGCAAGAACCTGGACGACCCCTTCTTCGCCAAGGGGCTGCAGTTCGTCATCGACGGGGCCGACCCCGAGATGGTGGAAGAGGTCATGGAAAACGCCCTCCAGGCCGAGCAGCGCCATTACCTGGTGGCGGCGGGGGTCCTGGAGACGGCGGGCGGCTACGCCCCCACCATGGGGATCATCGGCACCGTCCTGGGCCTGATCCACGTCCTGGGAAACCTCGAAGACACTTCGTCCCTGGGCCCCGCCATCGCCGTCGCCTTCATGGCCACCTTCTACGGCATCGCCAGCGCCAACCTGCTCTGGCTGCCGCTGGCCAGCAAGATCAAGGCCAACGTCCAGGCCGAGGCCGAGCTGCGGCGCATGGTGGTGGAAGGCATCCTCTCCATCCAGAACGGGGACAACCCCATGATCGTCCGCGAAAAGCTGGAGGCCTTCCTGGCCGCCGGCGCCGGGGGCAAGGAAGGCAAGGGCGGGACCGGTACCGCCGCCGAAGGGGCCTCCGGGCGGAGCGGCACCCGGGGCGAGGCGGGCGCCCGGATGGCCGGGGTGGGTGACTGA
- the murJ gene encoding murein biosynthesis integral membrane protein MurJ: MARSHTTSDDILFTGTQAAGKAGRRGRGLAAQGVAAATLIIALLTAASRVLGFVREAVYASVFGASPELDAFLVAQGVPNLILGLVSTAIATAATPVLAGLVASGQRDQAGRTFSRLATMVLLVVVPGLVLLGVLAEPVVRVMAPGFGPHQVRLAAGLTRILLVASLFVTGMNLLTGLLHAHRRFTGPAFTGIPFNLVMIAAAVLFGARYGPWALAVGFTVGSLLRVLVQLPEARGVGFRQRWEVRLDDPGLRAIAALLPPLFLSAAVTEVNVFVDRMVGSTLGEGIISALNYAFRVVTLPHGLLAMALVQALYPSLGAVAAPGTGNEAAFRRLLQQGMGMLMVVLAPMTVALLVLRDPIVAFVYGRGSFDARDAALTALALAAYGLGLVPMALRDLATRALYARRDSRTPALVAVAAMAVNVAGDVVLGRWLGITGLALATTLSFTTGLVLLLGHLHHRQRALDLADLLARAGRVAVAAVASAGVMQAAYRLLLARWEVPVAALGAGTAGAVVELALVALPGAAGCLAYLAVLLLLRAPEIGELYGAGRRLLGRISLVR, from the coding sequence GTGGCCCGAAGTCACACCACCAGCGACGACATCCTCTTCACCGGCACGCAGGCCGCCGGTAAGGCCGGCCGGCGCGGCCGGGGACTGGCCGCCCAGGGCGTGGCGGCGGCGACCCTCATCATTGCCCTTTTGACCGCCGCCAGCCGGGTGCTGGGCTTCGTGCGGGAGGCCGTCTATGCCTCGGTTTTCGGTGCCAGCCCGGAGCTGGACGCCTTCCTGGTGGCCCAGGGCGTGCCCAACCTGATTCTTGGGCTGGTTTCCACCGCCATCGCCACCGCCGCCACGCCGGTGCTGGCCGGCCTGGTCGCCTCCGGGCAGCGGGACCAGGCCGGGCGGACCTTCAGCCGGCTGGCCACCATGGTGCTGCTGGTGGTGGTGCCCGGGCTCGTGCTTCTGGGCGTGCTGGCCGAGCCCGTGGTGCGGGTGATGGCGCCGGGGTTCGGCCCCCACCAGGTGCGCCTGGCCGCCGGGCTCACCCGCATCCTGCTCGTCGCTTCCTTATTTGTAACGGGGATGAACCTGCTGACCGGGCTTTTGCACGCCCACCGGCGGTTCACCGGGCCGGCCTTCACCGGGATCCCCTTCAACCTGGTGATGATCGCCGCCGCCGTCCTTTTCGGCGCCCGGTACGGCCCCTGGGCCCTGGCAGTGGGCTTCACCGTGGGCTCCCTGCTGCGGGTGCTGGTGCAGCTGCCCGAGGCCCGGGGAGTCGGCTTCCGCCAGCGGTGGGAAGTCCGCCTGGACGACCCCGGCCTGCGGGCCATCGCCGCGCTCCTGCCCCCCCTCTTCCTCAGTGCCGCGGTCACCGAGGTCAACGTGTTCGTCGACCGGATGGTGGGGTCGACCCTGGGCGAGGGGATCATCTCCGCCCTCAACTATGCGTTCCGGGTGGTCACCCTCCCCCACGGCCTGCTGGCCATGGCCCTGGTGCAGGCGCTGTACCCTTCCCTGGGCGCCGTGGCGGCACCCGGGACCGGCAACGAGGCCGCCTTCCGGCGGCTGCTCCAGCAGGGCATGGGCATGCTGATGGTGGTCCTGGCGCCCATGACCGTGGCCCTTCTGGTCCTGCGGGATCCCATCGTGGCCTTCGTGTACGGGCGCGGCAGCTTCGACGCCCGCGACGCGGCCCTGACGGCCCTGGCCCTGGCTGCCTACGGCCTCGGCCTGGTGCCCATGGCCCTGCGGGACCTGGCCACCCGCGCCCTGTACGCCCGCCGGGACAGCCGCACCCCCGCCCTGGTGGCGGTGGCGGCCATGGCGGTCAACGTGGCGGGCGACGTGGTGCTGGGCCGCTGGCTGGGGATCACGGGCCTGGCCCTGGCCACCACCCTGTCCTTCACCACGGGGCTGGTGCTTCTGCTGGGACATCTGCACCACCGCCAGCGGGCGCTGGACCTGGCGGACCTGCTGGCCCGGGCCGGCCGGGTGGCGGTGGCGGCGGTGGCGAGCGCTGGGGTGATGCAGGCGGCCTACCGGCTGCTGCTGGCGCGGTGGGAGGTTCCGGTGGCCGCCCTGGGGGCGGGGACGGCAGGGGCCGTGGTCGAACTGGCCCTGGTCGCCCTGCCCGGGGCCGCCGGTTGCCTGGCGTACCTGGCCGTGCTGCTGCTGCTGCGGGCGCCCGAGATCGGCGAGCTCTATGGGGCGGGGCGGCGCCTCCTGGGACGGATCAGCCTAGTACGGTGA